In a genomic window of Polycladomyces abyssicola:
- the fmt gene encoding methionyl-tRNA formyltransferase, whose translation MGTPDFAVPSLQVLVEQAYPIVGVVTQPDRPKGRKQVLTPPPVKTTALSYGIPVFQPEKLRDPAALEEILALKPDLVVTAAYGQLLPTELLEAPQWGCINVHASLLPKYRGGAPIHHALINGEKETGVTIMYMVEQLDAGDILSQRSIPIEETDHVGSLHDKLSQLGAELLMETIPALLAGKIQPVPQDESLVTYAPNIRREDERIDWSQPAHAIFNRVRGLHPWPVAFTTWQGKPLKIWWVEVADVRHDAEPGTVLNVEEDGITVAAGEGAVVIQELQPSGKKRMTVAQFVRGRNMEPGERLGDGE comes from the coding sequence ATGGGCACCCCGGATTTCGCGGTGCCTTCTTTGCAGGTGCTGGTAGAACAAGCCTATCCGATCGTCGGAGTTGTGACGCAACCCGATCGTCCCAAAGGACGCAAACAAGTGTTAACCCCGCCGCCCGTCAAAACGACGGCACTCTCTTACGGCATCCCTGTCTTTCAACCGGAAAAATTACGCGATCCGGCAGCTTTGGAGGAGATTTTGGCACTGAAACCGGACTTGGTGGTCACTGCCGCCTATGGTCAATTGCTCCCGACCGAATTGTTGGAAGCGCCGCAATGGGGTTGCATTAATGTACATGCCTCACTGTTGCCCAAATATCGGGGTGGGGCGCCGATCCACCATGCGTTGATCAATGGTGAAAAAGAGACGGGAGTCACCATCATGTACATGGTAGAGCAATTGGATGCCGGCGATATCCTGTCACAACGGTCCATCCCGATTGAAGAAACAGATCACGTCGGTTCGCTTCACGACAAATTGAGCCAATTGGGAGCGGAACTGTTGATGGAGACGATCCCCGCACTGTTGGCAGGGAAGATTCAACCGGTGCCACAGGATGAATCCCTGGTTACATATGCACCCAACATTCGGCGGGAAGATGAGCGGATCGATTGGTCACAGCCGGCCCATGCCATTTTCAACCGGGTCCGCGGTTTGCACCCGTGGCCGGTAGCGTTTACGACTTGGCAGGGGAAACCTTTGAAAATTTGGTGGGTCGAGGTCGCTGACGTCCGGCATGATGCGGAGCCGGGAACGGTGCTGAACGTCGAGGAGGACGGCATTACCGTCGCCGCTGGAGAAGGGGCTGTCGTTATTCAAGAGTTGCAACCGTCCGGCAAGAAGCGGATGACAGTGGCGCAATTCGTGCGCGGTCGAAATATGGAGCCGGGTGAGCGTTTGGGGGACGGGGAATGA
- the rsmB gene encoding 16S rRNA (cytosine(967)-C(5))-methyltransferase RsmB, whose protein sequence is MKRRKSAREVALDVLIAVETRDAYSNLVLDHELDEADLSMRDRGLATELVYGTIQRQKTLDWLLDSLVKKGVDSLQPWVRQLLRMGVYQLVYLDRIPARAAVHETVEIAKKRGHRGVSGLVNGVLRALLRQPSVPEPPTSMPTVERLAITTSHPEWLVRRMIDVYGEPTATAILEANNRPPAAGLRVNRLKADRDTVLKRLKEVRPEATVEPSPVSTQAIRYRGGGSPARLPGFEEGHFTIQDEASMLVAEVVAPRSGWRGLDACAAPGGKTTHLAELMDNRGHILACDIHAHKVDLIRDHAARLGISIIEARQADARKLEVAEPAFDFVLLDAPCSGLGVIRRKPDIKWSKEAENIEPLIALQRELLDAVSRMVRPGGVLVYSTCTLEPRENEEQVRSFLARHPEFRADAQLPQLLPETVVEHCWVEAGMVKLLPHQLDTDGFFIARMIKQK, encoded by the coding sequence ATGAAACGGCGCAAATCTGCCAGGGAAGTGGCGTTGGATGTGCTGATCGCGGTGGAAACACGCGATGCCTACAGCAACCTGGTGTTGGATCATGAGTTGGATGAGGCGGATTTGTCAATGCGTGACCGCGGCTTGGCCACTGAACTGGTATACGGAACCATTCAGCGGCAAAAAACATTGGACTGGCTGCTGGATTCACTGGTGAAAAAAGGGGTGGATTCACTCCAGCCGTGGGTGCGTCAGCTATTGCGGATGGGTGTTTATCAATTGGTGTATCTGGATCGGATTCCCGCCAGGGCAGCCGTACACGAAACGGTGGAGATCGCCAAAAAACGGGGGCATCGCGGGGTCAGTGGCTTGGTCAACGGTGTACTGCGGGCGTTGCTGCGCCAACCGTCCGTTCCTGAACCGCCAACGTCCATGCCGACGGTTGAACGTCTGGCGATCACCACCTCTCATCCGGAATGGTTGGTTCGGCGGATGATCGACGTATATGGCGAACCGACTGCCACCGCGATTTTGGAAGCCAATAATCGCCCTCCCGCTGCAGGACTGCGCGTCAATCGACTGAAAGCGGACCGGGACACGGTTCTGAAACGACTGAAGGAGGTCCGACCGGAGGCGACAGTGGAACCTTCCCCTGTTTCCACGCAGGCAATCCGTTACCGAGGCGGGGGCAGTCCCGCCCGTTTGCCCGGATTTGAGGAGGGTCATTTCACGATCCAGGATGAAGCTTCCATGCTGGTGGCCGAGGTGGTGGCCCCCCGATCGGGTTGGCGTGGGTTGGACGCTTGTGCGGCTCCGGGAGGCAAAACAACTCACTTGGCCGAGTTGATGGACAATCGCGGCCACATTCTTGCATGCGATATACATGCGCATAAAGTGGATTTAATCCGTGATCATGCTGCAAGGCTCGGCATTTCGATCATCGAAGCCCGACAAGCGGATGCCAGGAAGTTGGAAGTTGCTGAACCAGCGTTTGATTTTGTTCTGCTGGATGCGCCTTGTTCCGGCTTGGGCGTGATTCGCCGCAAACCGGATATCAAGTGGAGCAAAGAAGCCGAAAACATCGAGCCGCTGATCGCTCTGCAGCGGGAGTTGCTGGATGCGGTGAGTCGAATGGTCCGGCCAGGCGGAGTATTGGTCTACAGCACATGTACATTGGAGCCGCGGGAAAACGAGGAGCAGGTGCGATCGTTTCTTGCACGCCATCCCGAATTTCGTGCGGATGCACAATTGCCGCAATTGTTACCGGAGACGGTGGTTGAGCACTGTTGGGTGGAGGCGGGGATGGTCAAATTGTTGCCGCATCAGTTGGACACGGATGGTTTTTTCATCGCCCGCATGATAAAACAAAAATAG
- the def gene encoding peptide deformylase: MTIRRIVKYPDPILKEKAKPVTKFNERLHKLLDDMAETMYDAKGVGLAAPQVGISKRVIVVDDGNGLIEVVNPELVDMKGEQLSPPEGCLSIPGLLGVVRRAYQLRVKGQDRYGRPFEMEAEDYLARIFQHEVDHLNGILFIDIAERVFRPEEEEDMEA; the protein is encoded by the coding sequence ATGACGATCAGAAGAATCGTCAAATATCCCGATCCGATTTTGAAAGAAAAGGCAAAACCGGTCACCAAATTTAATGAGCGTCTGCACAAATTGCTCGATGACATGGCGGAAACGATGTATGACGCCAAAGGAGTAGGTTTGGCAGCACCCCAAGTGGGAATTTCCAAACGTGTCATCGTGGTCGATGACGGAAACGGACTGATCGAAGTGGTCAATCCTGAATTGGTGGATATGAAAGGAGAACAACTGTCGCCGCCAGAGGGATGCCTGAGTATTCCGGGATTGCTGGGTGTCGTGCGCCGCGCCTACCAATTGCGGGTGAAAGGGCAAGATCGCTACGGACGACCGTTCGAGATGGAAGCGGAAGATTATTTGGCCCGTATTTTCCAGCATGAAGTGGACCATTTGAACGGCATCCTGTTCATCGACATCGCCGAGCGCGTATTCCGGCCGGAGGAAGAGGAGGATATGGAAGCGTGA
- a CDS encoding GerAB/ArcD/ProY family transporter has translation MNSSSKQMTQKSVSTYQAFALITSAMIGVGVLSMPQSVAKDAGPDGVWIFPMGGLLVALGTFFVTKLGLRFPDQHFVQYIPRILGSKRAPWLGKIMSAPLIVISVLLWLLTSALVSRLFGEGLVATVLQRTPLQIIIFTMIAVGAVVAAQRTEVIARFNEFLLPFLFVPFVLNFFAWLQRGELENLLPLFQVGPQQLLRGLLTSFFAFAGFELVLNYMPDYQQPQKAMIGHMTGIAVVTVLYWTTFMASLATFGPFELVRMTWPTYELIKVASIPGNILERLESAIITVWMVAVFTTLIINLNTAINTTMVAFRWPDRYRKWIALGCLPVLYVIAVWPPDMKTAFLIRDWIGIVLVGYAVLVSAFLLIIAVIRKIKGGTEDVASS, from the coding sequence TTGAACTCGTCATCCAAGCAAATGACGCAAAAGTCGGTTTCCACTTATCAAGCTTTCGCCTTGATCACGTCTGCTATGATCGGGGTTGGGGTGCTCTCCATGCCGCAGAGTGTCGCCAAAGATGCGGGACCGGATGGAGTGTGGATCTTCCCGATGGGTGGACTGTTGGTCGCCTTGGGGACATTTTTTGTTACGAAATTGGGACTGCGGTTTCCTGATCAGCACTTTGTCCAGTACATTCCCCGCATTCTCGGCAGCAAGCGGGCTCCTTGGTTGGGGAAAATCATGTCGGCTCCGTTGATCGTGATCAGCGTTCTGCTCTGGCTGTTGACGTCCGCCTTGGTCAGCCGCCTTTTTGGCGAGGGTCTGGTCGCCACGGTTTTGCAACGAACACCCCTTCAAATCATCATTTTTACCATGATCGCGGTGGGAGCTGTTGTTGCAGCCCAACGAACGGAAGTAATCGCACGTTTCAACGAGTTTTTGTTACCATTTTTGTTCGTTCCGTTTGTGTTGAACTTCTTTGCCTGGTTACAGCGAGGTGAATTGGAAAACCTGCTTCCGCTGTTTCAAGTTGGGCCGCAACAATTGCTACGTGGATTGTTGACCAGCTTTTTCGCATTTGCCGGATTTGAGCTTGTGCTCAACTATATGCCCGATTACCAACAGCCCCAAAAAGCGATGATCGGACATATGACAGGTATCGCTGTTGTGACGGTATTATATTGGACCACCTTCATGGCTTCGCTCGCCACTTTCGGCCCGTTTGAATTGGTGCGTATGACCTGGCCTACGTATGAATTGATCAAGGTGGCAAGTATTCCCGGTAATATTTTGGAACGGTTGGAATCAGCGATCATCACCGTCTGGATGGTCGCTGTGTTCACCACTTTGATCATCAACCTCAATACGGCCATCAATACGACGATGGTGGCGTTTCGGTGGCCGGATCGGTATCGCAAATGGATCGCCTTGGGATGCTTACCCGTCTTGTATGTGATCGCAGTGTGGCCACCTGATATGAAAACGGCGTTTCTCATACGGGATTGGATCGGAATCGTATTGGTTGGATACGCCGTTCTTGTTTCCGCGTTTTTGTTGATCATCGCCGTCATTCGCAAGATCAAAGGGGGGACCGAGGATGTGGCGTCTTCATGA
- the priA gene encoding primosomal protein N' yields MRADRRIARVIVDVPSKETDRPFDYEVPDSLLADTEIGSRVKVPFGPRTVMGYVVDLTTAPSASLTRLKAIIDVLDVTPPLTPELVRLAFWLSEVYLCRKITALHAMVPAVLKGRYQRMLRVHPHTPPATALPDAERRLIERIESKQEVPLSQALTWPGVNRTIIRRLIREKRLLLVEHVGDRATLRTVTWVKPALSPDELSRCLADIPTRAVRQRAVLEHFIHHPEEIPLPDLLSRAGTTRSVVGKLVEKGWLTWEEREVYRDPYGEHAFEHKPPLPLTDQQQQALDTILSALNSNKERTILLHGVTGSGKTEVYLQAIDATIRQGKQAIVLVPEISLTPQMVKRFKERFGSDVAVLHSGLSDGERYDEWRKIRSGEVRVAIGARSAIFAPFEQLGLIVIDEEHESSYKQEEQPKYHARDVALWRAREHGATVVLGSATPAVESYFLARTGVYEWVTLPQRVNNRPFPTVDVVDMREELRQGNRSLFSRKLRTSLTQCVERGEQAVLLLNRRGYSTFVLCRDCGEAMTCPHCDISLTYHQTNRTLRCHYCGYATQVPSTCPACSGKHIRYFGTGTQRVEEELARLFPGIRVIRMDVDTTNRKGAHERLLKAFGSGQADVLLGTQMIAKGLDFPRVTLVGVIAADTSLYLPDFRAAERTFQLLMQVSGRAGRHQLPGRVVIQTYNPEHYSVDLAARYEVESFYRQECRLRKQHRYPPFCGLFTVLLTHPDRAALMRSAHQAAIRLQQDQLPGVEVLGPVPAPIPRLKDRYRMQVMVKYNVETDSVTDLMRRLSELEDILDDPRLKWSVDRDGRID; encoded by the coding sequence ATGCGCGCTGATCGGCGGATTGCCCGTGTGATTGTCGACGTGCCGAGCAAGGAAACGGATCGGCCGTTTGATTATGAAGTGCCCGATTCCCTACTTGCAGACACCGAGATTGGATCTCGGGTGAAGGTGCCGTTCGGGCCGCGAACCGTGATGGGATATGTCGTGGATCTCACGACAGCCCCTTCCGCATCTCTCACCCGTTTGAAAGCCATCATCGATGTATTGGATGTCACCCCGCCGCTTACTCCCGAATTGGTCCGGTTGGCATTTTGGCTGTCCGAAGTCTACCTGTGCCGGAAGATAACCGCTTTGCATGCCATGGTGCCCGCGGTGCTGAAAGGGCGATATCAACGCATGTTGCGTGTCCATCCGCATACTCCACCGGCAACCGCGTTGCCCGACGCAGAGCGGCGACTGATTGAGCGCATCGAATCGAAACAGGAGGTCCCGCTGTCGCAGGCGTTGACATGGCCGGGTGTGAATCGGACCATCATTCGGCGACTGATCCGGGAAAAGCGGTTGTTGCTGGTCGAACATGTGGGGGACCGGGCAACATTGCGAACCGTCACATGGGTGAAACCGGCGCTTTCGCCGGACGAGCTGTCCCGTTGCTTGGCGGACATCCCCACCCGAGCCGTTCGTCAACGTGCGGTGTTGGAACATTTTATTCATCATCCGGAAGAAATCCCCCTCCCGGATTTGCTCTCCCGAGCGGGCACCACCCGTTCCGTCGTCGGGAAGTTGGTGGAAAAAGGCTGGCTCACCTGGGAGGAACGCGAGGTTTACCGGGATCCATACGGTGAACACGCGTTTGAGCACAAGCCGCCTTTGCCGTTGACGGATCAGCAACAACAGGCATTGGACACCATTCTTTCCGCGTTGAACAGTAACAAGGAGCGCACCATTCTGTTGCATGGGGTGACGGGAAGCGGCAAAACGGAGGTATATTTGCAGGCGATCGATGCCACCATTCGGCAGGGGAAGCAGGCAATTGTGCTGGTTCCGGAGATTTCGCTCACACCGCAAATGGTGAAACGGTTCAAGGAGCGATTCGGCTCCGATGTTGCGGTCTTGCACAGTGGATTGTCCGATGGCGAGCGGTATGATGAGTGGCGCAAAATCCGCTCCGGCGAGGTACGAGTGGCGATCGGAGCACGTTCGGCCATTTTCGCCCCGTTTGAACAGTTGGGATTGATCGTCATCGACGAGGAGCACGAATCCAGTTACAAACAGGAGGAACAGCCCAAATACCACGCCCGCGACGTCGCGCTGTGGCGCGCCCGGGAGCATGGGGCTACGGTGGTGTTGGGTTCGGCCACGCCTGCCGTGGAGAGCTATTTTTTGGCCCGGACGGGCGTGTATGAGTGGGTCACCCTTCCTCAGCGGGTCAACAATCGCCCCTTTCCCACCGTGGATGTGGTGGACATGCGGGAGGAATTGCGCCAGGGAAACCGTTCCCTGTTCAGCCGCAAGTTGCGCACGTCCCTCACTCAATGTGTCGAACGGGGGGAGCAGGCCGTCTTGCTTTTGAATCGGCGGGGTTACTCCACCTTTGTACTCTGCCGGGATTGTGGAGAAGCGATGACGTGTCCACACTGCGACATTTCGCTCACCTATCACCAAACCAACCGCACCCTTCGTTGCCACTATTGCGGATATGCGACACAGGTTCCTTCCACCTGTCCCGCATGCAGCGGTAAGCACATTCGTTATTTCGGCACGGGTACCCAAAGGGTGGAAGAAGAGTTGGCCCGTCTGTTTCCGGGAATACGGGTGATTCGGATGGATGTGGACACAACCAACCGAAAGGGAGCGCACGAGCGCCTGTTGAAAGCTTTTGGTAGCGGCCAGGCAGATGTGCTGTTGGGGACACAAATGATCGCCAAAGGACTGGATTTCCCACGGGTGACACTGGTGGGTGTCATCGCGGCGGACACCTCGCTGTATTTGCCGGACTTTCGTGCCGCTGAACGGACATTTCAATTACTGATGCAAGTGAGCGGACGTGCCGGTCGCCATCAATTGCCCGGCCGCGTGGTGATCCAGACCTACAATCCCGAACACTACAGTGTGGATCTGGCAGCTCGTTATGAGGTGGAGTCGTTTTACCGGCAGGAATGCCGGTTGCGCAAACAACACCGGTATCCACCGTTTTGCGGTTTGTTTACGGTCTTGTTGACGCACCCGGACCGGGCGGCGCTGATGCGCTCTGCCCACCAGGCAGCCATCAGGTTGCAGCAGGACCAGTTACCCGGTGTGGAAGTGTTGGGTCCGGTGCCGGCGCCGATCCCCCGTTTGAAAGATCGGTATCGCATGCAGGTGATGGTGAAATATAATGTAGAAACGGATTCTGTGACTGATTTAATGCGCCGGTTGAGTGAACTGGAAGATATTTTGGACGATCCCCGGCTGAAATGGAGCGTGGACCGGGACGGCCGGATTGATTAA
- a CDS encoding GAF domain-containing protein has product MKKVVKQTVDMDLELIAKVIISNPLLTYGMLVLMITMAVVFVWRAKKGDRIALWGIVIEPNKTLHELKQTNERMSYEYKRSQMVIESVKTLSEEITAVLYGSQEDFERQRRAIYTYFLSQLVAVMTVNKANNPRVCVFVSAGDGTLKVHEAAAHTPEGMKKLRLPIDDSAAGYTYRTGEVYFSGDIHAPGNRFKAHPKAQKVYHSLICVPIKTGERVIGILSVTGDEQKTYSDAEKIYLQAFANVLAPLLHLELYGSPWGHSKKETKNHETLVVQT; this is encoded by the coding sequence ATGAAAAAGGTGGTGAAACAGACGGTGGACATGGATCTGGAATTGATAGCGAAGGTGATCATCAGCAATCCGTTACTGACCTACGGCATGCTCGTGTTGATGATCACGATGGCAGTCGTGTTCGTATGGCGGGCCAAAAAAGGAGACCGGATTGCACTCTGGGGAATTGTAATCGAACCGAATAAAACGCTCCATGAATTGAAGCAAACCAACGAACGCATGTCCTACGAATACAAGCGTTCCCAGATGGTGATCGAATCGGTAAAAACGCTTTCCGAGGAAATTACTGCTGTTCTTTACGGTTCCCAGGAGGATTTTGAACGCCAGCGAAGAGCCATCTATACGTATTTTCTCTCTCAACTCGTCGCCGTCATGACCGTGAATAAGGCCAACAACCCGCGTGTGTGCGTGTTTGTCTCCGCTGGTGACGGCACACTCAAGGTGCATGAAGCCGCGGCTCACACACCGGAGGGCATGAAGAAGCTGCGGTTGCCCATCGACGATTCGGCAGCAGGGTATACATACCGTACAGGCGAGGTCTATTTTTCCGGCGACATCCACGCACCAGGCAACCGATTCAAAGCGCATCCCAAAGCGCAAAAAGTGTATCATTCCCTGATTTGCGTGCCAATCAAGACAGGAGAGCGGGTCATCGGCATCCTCAGCGTAACGGGAGATGAGCAGAAAACGTACTCGGATGCAGAAAAAATATATCTGCAGGCATTTGCCAATGTTTTGGCGCCCTTATTACATCTGGAATTGTACGGTTCCCCATGGGGGCACTCGAAAAAAGAAACCAAAAATCATGAAACGTTGGTGGTACAAACATAA
- a CDS encoding spore germination protein — translation MIMEQQGNRWTRKRARKKVEKLEQQAEQKVKERVDDTAVTADAEKNAHYLVKLLGDSADVISRVFTIQYAPDRKAAVLYIDGLVNMAIVDQFILHPLMVEGERLKVKTDLWQMVNESLVQTGEMKQSTKMQEIVNGLLSGDTILFVDGSDTGLIIGTRGWEKRGVSEPRAEAVIRGPREGLTETIRINTSMIRRRLKDPDLRLKNYMVGKRTKTNVSLFYIEGVADPKVVQEVEKRIQNIQIDGVLESGYIEELIQDQIWTPFPQLQNTERPDAVVGHLLEGKVAILVDGTPNTLIAPAVFTQFYYSPEDYYERYLITSFLRMIRLLSLFIAMLLPALYIAFVSFHPEMIPSKLAIAMAAGRATVPFPSIVEALIMETSVEVLREASIRLPGPIGPTIGIVGALVIGDAAVSAGLVSPAMVIIVGLTTISSYANPYYNAAISLRLIRFPLMIVAATLGLYGITLALMLILLHLVQLKSFGVPYLAPFSPVNWTDMKDTLIRVPWQWMKDRPKLMKPGDTQRQEEGGNTT, via the coding sequence ATGATCATGGAACAACAGGGAAACAGATGGACACGCAAACGAGCGCGCAAAAAAGTGGAAAAACTGGAGCAGCAAGCGGAGCAAAAGGTGAAGGAGCGGGTGGATGATACCGCCGTCACGGCGGATGCGGAGAAAAACGCCCACTACCTCGTCAAATTGTTGGGGGACAGTGCGGACGTCATCTCACGCGTGTTCACCATTCAATACGCACCTGACCGCAAAGCAGCTGTTTTGTACATCGATGGTCTGGTCAACATGGCCATTGTCGATCAGTTCATACTTCATCCGTTAATGGTGGAAGGGGAACGATTAAAGGTCAAAACGGACTTATGGCAGATGGTCAATGAGAGCCTGGTGCAAACCGGTGAGATGAAGCAATCGACCAAAATGCAGGAGATCGTCAACGGCTTGTTATCGGGCGATACGATTTTGTTTGTGGACGGATCCGACACCGGCTTGATCATCGGCACGCGCGGATGGGAAAAGCGCGGTGTCAGCGAACCACGGGCGGAAGCGGTGATTCGCGGTCCGCGTGAAGGGCTGACGGAAACGATCCGCATCAACACCTCGATGATTCGCCGGCGGTTGAAAGATCCCGATTTGCGGTTAAAAAACTACATGGTCGGTAAACGGACAAAAACCAATGTCTCCCTTTTCTACATCGAGGGAGTGGCGGATCCCAAAGTTGTACAAGAAGTGGAGAAACGAATACAAAACATTCAAATTGACGGTGTGCTGGAATCGGGATATATCGAGGAGCTGATTCAAGACCAGATCTGGACACCGTTTCCCCAGTTGCAAAACACCGAACGCCCCGATGCGGTCGTAGGTCATTTGCTGGAAGGAAAAGTGGCCATTTTGGTTGACGGAACACCCAACACGTTGATCGCACCTGCGGTGTTTACCCAGTTCTATTACAGTCCCGAAGACTATTATGAGCGATACTTAATTACATCCTTTTTGCGGATGATCCGTTTGCTGAGTTTGTTTATCGCGATGTTGTTACCTGCGCTTTATATTGCGTTCGTTTCGTTTCACCCGGAGATGATCCCGTCCAAATTGGCGATCGCAATGGCCGCGGGTAGGGCGACGGTGCCATTCCCTTCCATCGTCGAAGCGCTGATCATGGAGACCAGTGTAGAGGTGTTACGGGAGGCGAGTATCCGCCTGCCGGGCCCCATCGGTCCGACGATTGGGATCGTGGGGGCTTTAGTGATCGGGGATGCGGCGGTGTCAGCAGGGCTCGTCAGTCCAGCAATGGTGATCATCGTCGGGTTGACGACGATCAGTTCGTACGCCAACCCCTATTACAACGCGGCTATCTCACTCCGTCTGATCCGCTTTCCGCTGATGATCGTGGCGGCCACACTGGGGTTGTACGGCATCACGCTTGCGTTGATGCTCATATTGTTACACCTGGTGCAATTGAAGTCGTTCGGGGTGCCCTATTTGGCTCCGTTTTCCCCGGTCAACTGGACAGATATGAAAGACACATTAATCCGGGTACCGTGGCAATGGATGAAGGATCGGCCCAAATTGATGAAGCCAGGAGATACGCAGCGACAAGAGGAAGGAGGGAACACGACTTGA